The stretch of DNA AGAAATCCGCCGCCTGATCCGCAACCGCAAATTTGCGCGTTACCTGCTGACGAAAAGCTATCTGGTCACCATTGACGGCACCCGCAAATTTACCCGCTTTCTACGACGCTTTAAAAAAGTGCATGCGTCAGCTCTGCCGAACCTCGAGCTAATTGCTATGTTCAGGGGGCCAAACAGCACAAGCGTTGAAAGGAACGCAA from Peptococcaceae bacterium encodes:
- a CDS encoding transposase family protein, yielding MPKFKENLKLLFPELEDLPHHDTLNRLLIEIEVDGIEIALVEEIRRLIRNRKFARYLLTKSYLVTIDGTRKFTRFLRRFKKVHASALPNLELIAMFRGPNSTSVERNA